One genomic segment of Cellulophaga sp. HaHaR_3_176 includes these proteins:
- a CDS encoding serine/threonine-protein kinase → MKIQDLNNIAEEDDIVLQIEQFKMGLISRATGGDFEQKEYSRLRKMVLGIPGVEKIIPRFLKLCRTADEFWGYIKGAAPSYAERRVIIAEALNPILEMVEYETGEGSLEFKKNYEEKKIIGQGGFGLVYLFEHKLLKLPFAVKIFAPAFHEGGEKELERFFQEARMLFKLNHPSIIKVYDAGLIGQRPFIRMEYFEGSNLNEILNKHGRLTPEKALIAMKSIIEGMHYAHEEVGIIHRDLKPSNIMASAPNQFRIIDFGLGIFIENELHSRLTKTGEATISGYYNAPELIENPKLIDKRSDIYSLGAIWFTLITGQPPAGTSILESLEEIDGISEDYIKCIVNCLANINLRTKNCGLLLDEVKKL, encoded by the coding sequence ATGAAAATCCAAGACCTAAATAACATTGCAGAAGAAGACGATATTGTCTTACAGATTGAGCAATTCAAAATGGGTTTAATTTCACGAGCTACGGGTGGCGATTTTGAACAAAAAGAATATAGTCGTTTAAGGAAAATGGTTTTAGGAATTCCTGGTGTGGAAAAGATAATACCAAGATTTCTAAAACTATGTAGGACAGCAGATGAATTTTGGGGATATATCAAAGGCGCAGCTCCTTCATATGCGGAAAGACGCGTAATAATTGCGGAAGCTCTGAATCCAATTTTGGAAATGGTTGAGTATGAAACGGGAGAAGGTTCTCTTGAATTCAAGAAAAACTATGAAGAAAAGAAAATTATCGGGCAAGGTGGGTTTGGATTAGTTTATTTATTTGAACATAAACTATTAAAACTTCCTTTTGCAGTTAAAATATTTGCTCCGGCATTTCACGAAGGTGGCGAAAAAGAACTTGAAAGGTTTTTTCAAGAAGCAAGAATGCTTTTTAAATTAAATCATCCATCAATTATTAAGGTTTATGATGCTGGTTTAATTGGTCAAAGACCATTTATTCGAATGGAATACTTTGAAGGCTCGAACCTAAATGAGATTTTAAATAAACACGGCAGATTAACACCCGAAAAGGCTCTAATAGCGATGAAAAGCATAATTGAAGGAATGCATTATGCGCACGAGGAAGTCGGAATTATTCACCGTGATTTAAAGCCTAGTAATATTATGGCTTCTGCTCCAAATCAATTTAGAATAATCGATTTTGGATTGGGAATTTTTATTGAAAATGAATTGCATTCTAGATTGACAAAAACTGGAGAAGCAACTATTAGTGGATACTACAATGCTCCCGAATTAATTGAAAATCCAAAGTTGATTGACAAAAGGTCTGATATTTATTCGTTAGGAGCAATTTGGTTTACACTTATCACAGGGCAACCACCAGCAGGAACTTCCATTTTAGAGTCTTTGGAAGAAATTGACGGAATTAGCGAAGATTATATAAAATGTATTGTGAACTGTCTTGCAAACATAAATTTGAGAACAAAAAATTGCGGGTTATTACTTGATGAAGTAAAAAAACTGTAG
- a CDS encoding DUF695 domain-containing protein yields MFKNIFNKKSEKTIDIKNDWASYFCRVEDKPGSIRLNLALNEIAPIEKYKYRIWFSIKLLKPDENGFTTREEFPTICDIEDDISNALEKVRVILVGALKTNGTFDLYFYSKNIEGFEKIINSVMKNYSDYNYATDSKTDNEWNDYFNFLYPGEYEYQTILNQRVLMNLDKEGDNSESEREIDHWLYFKTEDDRNNYIPKIEKIGYKVISKNNLEEGQYLYQLNISKVSDAYSNTINDSVWELITLSKEDNGVYDGWGCPIAK; encoded by the coding sequence ATGTTCAAAAATATATTTAATAAAAAGTCAGAAAAAACTATAGACATTAAAAACGACTGGGCTTCTTACTTCTGCAGAGTTGAAGACAAACCTGGTAGTATTCGGTTAAATTTAGCATTAAATGAAATTGCTCCAATAGAAAAATACAAGTACAGAATTTGGTTTTCAATTAAGCTTTTAAAGCCTGATGAGAATGGATTTACTACAAGAGAAGAATTTCCGACCATTTGCGATATTGAAGATGATATTTCTAATGCTTTAGAAAAAGTAAGAGTAATTTTAGTCGGGGCATTAAAAACTAATGGAACATTTGACCTTTATTTTTATTCTAAAAATATTGAAGGTTTTGAAAAAATTATTAATTCTGTTATGAAAAATTACTCCGATTACAATTACGCAACGGATTCTAAAACAGACAATGAATGGAATGATTATTTTAATTTTTTATATCCTGGAGAATATGAATATCAAACTATATTAAACCAACGAGTACTCATGAATTTAGATAAAGAAGGTGACAATTCTGAATCTGAAAGAGAAATTGACCATTGGTTGTATTTTAAAACAGAAGATGATAGAAATAATTACATTCCGAAAATTGAAAAAATAGGATATAAAGTTATTTCAAAAAACAACTTAGAAGAAGGGCAATATTTATATCAATTGAATATTTCAAAAGTAAGTGATGCCTATAGCAATACTATTAATGATTCTGTTTGGGAGTTAATTACGTTATCTAAAGAAGATAATGGTGTTTATGATGGTTGGGGATGCCCAATAGCAAAATAG
- a CDS encoding glycoside hydrolase family 30 beta sandwich domain-containing protein yields the protein MKLSDNIESWNANNGKINNQYDFKNFDMLTVKSLALLVVSVVFVSCSPKSVNQDYIIEVYQTSQAGDNLKLIASDEAKTTSTEVKKVSLELLPNEEFQKYYGFGASFTESSAWNLATIPVESRKKVLTKLFSPTEGAGFTLTRTHINSSDYSNSHYTYIEDDDEDLSTFSIYEDMKGFTGEENDQVRGIELIEPSYDLIPMILEASSIPGADFKIIASAWSPPSWMKTGETAKMTNGTLLPQYYGLWATYLSKYVSAYAENGIDIWGITPQNEPLHYHDAAWDSNGFTPEQGRDFLRDHLGPQLVKDGHLILDDLDSGLHVLLYDHNKSTMIDYVTPTYQDPEASKYAWGTAFHWYANSELKENNFYANELDKLHAAWPDKGIIHSESSIDIDANDPIGQYWRKSTDYAGTFVPFETYAYDIITDLNHGTQGYVEWCSILSSKGQPNPYDNFNSAPVLINPVTDEVIYTPLYYLISHFSKFIRPDARRIGLKGEEVKGLIYTAAKNTDGSIAVVAYNNNNDEVYELSILLEANTYTMQIAPKAIQTIHLQSKVTKG from the coding sequence ATGAAATTATCTGATAATATAGAGAGCTGGAATGCCAATAATGGAAAAATTAATAATCAATATGATTTTAAGAATTTTGACATGCTAACTGTTAAAAGTTTAGCACTCTTGGTTGTATCCGTTGTGTTTGTTAGCTGCTCCCCTAAAAGCGTTAATCAAGATTATATAATCGAAGTTTATCAAACATCACAGGCTGGCGATAACCTAAAATTAATAGCAAGCGATGAAGCTAAAACAACTTCTACAGAAGTAAAGAAGGTTAGTTTAGAACTTCTTCCTAATGAAGAATTTCAAAAGTATTACGGTTTCGGGGCTTCATTTACCGAATCTTCTGCCTGGAACTTAGCTACTATTCCGGTTGAATCACGTAAAAAAGTGTTGACCAAACTTTTCAGTCCGACAGAAGGCGCTGGATTCACCCTCACACGAACTCACATCAACAGCAGCGATTATTCAAATAGCCACTACACCTACATTGAAGATGATGATGAAGATCTTTCAACGTTCAGTATATATGAAGATATGAAAGGATTTACTGGTGAAGAAAATGATCAGGTACGCGGTATTGAACTGATAGAACCTAGTTATGACCTTATTCCTATGATTTTAGAAGCTTCTAGCATTCCTGGGGCAGATTTCAAGATTATCGCTTCGGCCTGGAGCCCTCCATCTTGGATGAAAACAGGAGAAACTGCTAAGATGACTAACGGAACCTTGCTACCTCAATATTATGGCCTTTGGGCTACATATTTATCAAAGTATGTAAGCGCTTACGCCGAAAATGGAATTGACATTTGGGGAATTACACCACAAAACGAGCCACTACATTATCATGATGCTGCATGGGATAGTAATGGGTTTACTCCTGAACAAGGTCGAGACTTTCTGAGAGATCATCTTGGGCCTCAACTTGTAAAAGATGGTCACCTTATTCTTGATGATTTAGATTCAGGCTTACATGTACTGCTTTATGATCACAATAAGTCGACTATGATCGACTATGTTACACCTACTTACCAAGACCCTGAAGCTTCTAAATATGCCTGGGGAACTGCTTTTCATTGGTATGCAAATTCAGAGTTAAAAGAAAATAACTTTTATGCAAATGAATTAGACAAGTTGCATGCAGCTTGGCCAGACAAGGGAATCATTCATTCCGAATCGAGCATAGATATTGATGCCAACGACCCTATTGGTCAATATTGGAGAAAGAGTACCGACTATGCAGGTACTTTTGTGCCTTTCGAAACTTATGCTTATGATATAATTACAGACTTAAATCACGGAACTCAAGGTTACGTCGAGTGGTGTAGCATTCTTAGCAGCAAAGGGCAACCAAATCCGTACGACAATTTTAATAGTGCACCTGTGCTTATAAACCCAGTTACAGATGAAGTAATTTACACCCCACTTTATTATTTAATAAGCCACTTTAGTAAATTCATTCGCCCTGATGCTCGCAGAATTGGTTTGAAAGGTGAAGAGGTGAAAGGACTTATTTATACCGCTGCAAAAAACACTGATGGCTCAATTGCTGTTGTAGCCTACAATAATAATAATGATGAAGTTTATGAATTATCAATCTTATTGGAGGCGAATACTTACACAATGCAAATTGCACCAAAAGCTATTCAAACTATTCATTTACAAAGCAAGGTTACTAAAGGTTAA
- a CDS encoding DUF5694 domain-containing protein: MKKITFGILISLIFACNEKPNETEKTNEDTSIVEENNSDKIRVLNFGTAHLSQTTDANSSMINLEDPKEKADLKKMVRKIAEFKPTVILLELEPKNNEYIKKTFAKYKNDQNERLNYSDELNSIGLEIGRLSDTERIYGIDSQIGFDYPSLIELANKTKSDSLFVSEMMDYYKNLNSLKLEEQFAEMNTKESKMKTFDFYNFLATQHSEKNYEGAKVISAFYERNLRMYSNLNDLKLSKNDRVFILTGAAHTAYLDIFIGNSEKFILENPLKFINITE, translated from the coding sequence ATGAAAAAAATAACTTTTGGAATTCTTATAAGTCTAATTTTTGCTTGTAATGAAAAACCAAATGAAACGGAAAAAACTAATGAAGACACCTCAATAGTTGAAGAAAATAATTCTGACAAAATTAGAGTACTAAATTTTGGAACAGCCCATTTAAGTCAGACGACAGACGCTAATTCTTCAATGATAAATTTAGAAGACCCAAAAGAAAAGGCTGATTTAAAAAAAATGGTACGGAAAATTGCCGAATTTAAACCAACAGTTATCCTTTTAGAATTAGAACCAAAGAATAATGAATATATTAAAAAAACTTTTGCCAAATATAAAAATGACCAAAACGAAAGACTTAATTATTCTGATGAATTAAACTCAATAGGTTTAGAAATTGGTAGATTAAGCGACACAGAAAGAATTTATGGTATAGATAGCCAAATTGGTTTTGATTATCCAAGTTTAATAGAATTAGCAAATAAAACCAAATCCGACAGTTTATTTGTTTCAGAAATGATGGACTATTACAAAAATCTGAATAGTCTTAAATTAGAAGAACAATTTGCAGAGATGAATACTAAAGAATCAAAAATGAAAACATTTGATTTTTATAATTTTTTAGCAACTCAACATTCTGAAAAAAATTATGAAGGAGCAAAAGTAATTTCTGCTTTTTATGAAAGAAATCTGAGAATGTACTCTAATTTAAATGATTTGAAACTATCAAAAAATGATAGAGTATTTATTTTGACAGGTGCTGCACATACAGCCTATTTAGATATTTTTATTGGAAATAGCGAGAAATTTATTTTAGAAAACCCATTGAAGTTCATTAATATTACGGAGTAG
- a CDS encoding autorepressor SdpR family transcription factor — translation MNSLFKALNDETRRQIVELLKEKDMNAGEIAEQFNISKPSISHHLDILKRADLITSEKKGQFVEYSLNTSILEDLINWIITLKK, via the coding sequence ATGAATTCACTATTTAAAGCTCTTAATGATGAAACTCGTAGACAAATTGTCGAATTATTAAAAGAGAAAGATATGAATGCAGGAGAGATTGCAGAACAATTCAATATATCCAAGCCAAGTATTTCGCATCATCTTGACATTTTAAAAAGAGCAGATTTAATAACAAGCGAGAAAAAAGGACAATTTGTAGAATATTCATTAAACACTAGCATATTAGAAGATTTAATAAACTGGATAATAACATTAAAAAAATAA
- a CDS encoding PLP-dependent transferase, which yields MENTKILNYITDVLKTMPTDWLNLTTHRLDIYNEKLAKIDFLNQFEDLFNKNNSSVLALSKLPTSYDYIRLGHPLSCILEWAIANLNAIPSENVISFSSKTIPILAILRTNLLVHKNTQIVYTGTLPNSFDPDLLKNIYGYKFELKQVKNASEISKFNGSTIFISEQAEIGTVNIDSSLDFYVNIHDQLGSVIVVNGTQNDSYIPDIQHVRRRETIAMTPSNSLTALKALVNNTTTENTTINDDKKSVANAISAITGTTIKPLIGSSGLSVQYAIMMGLVHDAIENHKGKPIKFIVPPNCYGGTNDQARRVAACNENVEIVDLLVDGHNDMVQSIDTILNEIAKQDAVPYIIAEIPTNPRVEVPDLEQLKAVLSKLRNTASGQPAIDPVFILDQTFCPNVLFLGEGEILSSVRTISYVSGSKFPSGGQCTAGYCVGNNKTESLLQKIEKHLILCDNEATALQLKILAKQLPSMIQRIEDAYKNTREFVNFIHEVLPAAKINFVSEELAEQGFTPSVFSLDLPAKGDTIQEKEAYKRAANHTLINLMITEIPDESKYCVSYGQLKGCYWTIPATSTQGTTKEGDKDYIIRASLSPNLNLELHKKVFLQFVKEN from the coding sequence ATGGAGAATACTAAAATTTTAAATTATATAACTGATGTGCTAAAAACTATGCCAACTGACTGGCTAAATTTAACCACACATCGACTTGATATTTATAATGAAAAATTGGCGAAAATTGATTTTTTAAATCAGTTTGAAGATCTGTTTAATAAAAATAACTCTAGTGTATTAGCATTAAGCAAACTGCCTACCTCTTATGATTATATTAGACTGGGCCATCCATTATCATGTATTTTAGAATGGGCTATTGCAAACTTAAATGCTATACCATCAGAAAATGTAATTAGTTTTTCTTCAAAAACGATTCCTATTTTAGCTATTTTAAGAACTAATTTACTAGTGCATAAAAACACTCAAATTGTTTATACAGGTACTTTGCCTAACTCATTTGATCCTGATCTACTAAAAAATATTTACGGGTATAAATTTGAATTAAAGCAGGTTAAAAATGCCTCTGAAATTTCTAAATTTAACGGCAGTACTATTTTTATATCTGAACAGGCCGAAATTGGTACAGTTAATATCGATTCTTCTTTAGATTTTTACGTAAATATACATGATCAATTAGGTAGTGTTATAGTTGTAAACGGTACGCAAAACGACTCTTATATACCAGACATACAACATGTAAGAAGAAGAGAAACGATTGCAATGACACCATCTAACTCCCTTACTGCATTAAAAGCATTAGTAAACAATACTACCACTGAAAACACTACTATTAATGATGATAAAAAAAGTGTAGCCAATGCTATTTCAGCTATTACAGGCACTACTATTAAGCCTTTAATTGGTTCTAGCGGCTTATCTGTTCAGTATGCAATTATGATGGGTCTTGTACATGATGCTATCGAAAACCATAAGGGAAAACCGATTAAATTTATTGTTCCTCCAAATTGTTATGGTGGCACTAATGACCAAGCAAGACGTGTTGCTGCTTGTAACGAGAATGTTGAGATTGTAGATTTACTTGTTGATGGTCATAATGATATGGTACAGAGTATTGATACTATTTTAAATGAAATTGCCAAACAAGATGCCGTACCTTATATTATTGCTGAAATACCAACAAACCCTAGAGTTGAAGTTCCTGACCTAGAGCAATTAAAAGCCGTTTTAAGTAAGCTTAGAAACACGGCTAGTGGCCAACCAGCAATTGACCCCGTTTTTATATTAGATCAAACTTTTTGCCCTAATGTTTTATTCTTAGGTGAAGGTGAAATACTATCTTCTGTCAGAACTATTTCGTATGTCAGCGGCTCTAAATTTCCTAGTGGTGGCCAATGTACTGCTGGTTATTGCGTAGGGAATAACAAAACAGAATCATTACTACAAAAAATAGAAAAGCACCTTATACTTTGCGATAATGAAGCTACGGCATTACAATTAAAAATATTAGCAAAGCAATTACCATCAATGATTCAAAGAATTGAAGATGCTTATAAAAATACACGTGAGTTTGTAAATTTTATTCACGAGGTTTTACCTGCTGCAAAAATTAATTTTGTTTCAGAAGAATTAGCTGAGCAAGGTTTTACACCTTCTGTATTTTCGTTAGACTTGCCTGCAAAAGGAGATACTATTCAAGAAAAAGAAGCTTATAAAAGAGCTGCAAATCATACCTTAATTAATTTAATGATAACAGAAATACCTGACGAAAGTAAGTACTGTGTTAGTTATGGCCAATTGAAAGGTTGTTATTGGACAATACCTGCAACATCAACACAAGGTACTACTAAAGAGGGTGATAAAGATTATATAATTCGTGCATCGCTTTCTCCTAACTTAAACCTTGAATTGCATAAAAAAGTGTTTTTACAATTTGTAAAAGAAAACTAA
- a CDS encoding SdpI family protein — MNLKKELPLITIVLLPFIYFTYIWNQLPEKVPMHWNIKGEIDRYGEKMELIIIPILLPLLVYIIFLVVPKIDPKNKLNKMGNKLQTIKVLLTTFMSILALFIIYSAKNQSFVNPNYIILLIGVLYIILGNYFKTIKANYFIGIRTPWTLENESVWKKTHKLGGKLWFVGGIIIVLTSLILDKEPNVSVFLIITGIITIIPIVYSYIIFKKEIKAA, encoded by the coding sequence ATGAACCTAAAAAAAGAATTACCACTAATTACAATCGTATTATTACCCTTTATCTATTTTACATACATCTGGAATCAATTGCCCGAAAAAGTTCCTATGCATTGGAATATTAAAGGAGAAATAGATAGATATGGAGAAAAAATGGAATTAATAATAATCCCGATTTTATTACCTCTACTTGTTTATATTATCTTTCTAGTCGTTCCGAAAATTGACCCAAAAAATAAACTGAATAAAATGGGAAATAAACTTCAAACCATAAAGGTTTTATTAACTACTTTTATGTCAATACTAGCCTTATTTATAATTTATTCAGCTAAAAATCAATCTTTCGTCAATCCGAATTATATTATATTATTAATTGGAGTTTTATACATTATACTTGGTAATTATTTTAAAACAATAAAAGCAAATTATTTTATCGGAATTAGAACGCCTTGGACTCTGGAAAATGAATCAGTTTGGAAAAAAACTCATAAATTAGGCGGGAAATTATGGTTTGTAGGTGGGATTATTATTGTGCTTACAAGTTTGATTTTAGATAAAGAACCGAATGTTTCCGTATTTTTAATAATTACTGGAATAATTACAATAATACCAATAGTGTATTCATACATTATATTTAAAAAAGAAATAAAAGCGGCATAG
- a CDS encoding DUF302 domain-containing protein, with protein MKSAIIEKEFKIPFDELYNTIRDNIVSNGFLVLHEIDTQKIVSTFEIKIRSLKQILFFHPKYIEKITAQDILAINEIPIKLVIAEKEDGVVSVSFPNPTLNLSDYNLDQKIASELLERVTRILEI; from the coding sequence ATGAAATCTGCAATTATTGAAAAAGAATTTAAAATACCTTTTGATGAATTATACAATACCATCCGAGATAATATTGTTTCAAATGGTTTCTTAGTTCTTCATGAAATAGACACTCAAAAAATTGTCAGTACTTTTGAAATTAAAATTAGATCTCTAAAGCAAATATTATTTTTTCATCCAAAATATATTGAAAAAATAACCGCTCAAGATATTTTAGCAATAAATGAAATTCCGATTAAACTGGTTATAGCCGAAAAAGAAGATGGAGTTGTAAGCGTAAGTTTTCCTAACCCTACATTAAATTTAAGCGATTATAATTTAGATCAAAAAATAGCCTCTGAACTTCTTGAACGTGTAACCCGTATTTTAGAAATATAA
- a CDS encoding DUF998 domain-containing protein, with translation MSFFIVSSIVGGFLIENYSILSQYISETYAIDTEYGVILRTFGFIPSGILLTLFCFIGVTYFQPSKLIKIGFYGIGIFYGLATVIVGIFPCDSGCNRQLVDPSTSQLIHNLMGLLTYIFVPICMILIGVGLRKFSNNNKFSVQSIAYGAISILFVYLLIYNSNSVYIGLYQRMVEIVFIIWIISCAITIKNKKPTGNKELW, from the coding sequence GTGAGTTTCTTTATTGTTTCTTCTATTGTAGGTGGTTTTCTAATTGAAAACTATAGCATATTGAGTCAATATATAAGTGAAACCTATGCAATTGATACTGAATACGGAGTGATTTTAAGAACCTTTGGATTTATCCCAAGTGGAATTCTTCTCACCTTATTTTGCTTTATTGGGGTAACATATTTTCAACCTTCCAAACTAATCAAAATCGGATTTTATGGTATCGGAATATTTTATGGATTAGCCACAGTAATTGTTGGAATCTTCCCTTGTGATAGTGGATGTAATAGACAGTTGGTTGACCCTAGTACTTCTCAATTAATTCATAATCTAATGGGTTTATTAACATATATATTCGTTCCTATATGTATGATTCTAATTGGTGTAGGGTTAAGAAAGTTTTCAAATAACAATAAGTTCTCTGTACAATCAATCGCATATGGAGCAATAAGCATTTTATTTGTCTATTTATTGATCTATAACTCGAATTCTGTATACATCGGACTATATCAACGAATGGTAGAAATAGTATTTATTATATGGATAATTTCCTGTGCTATTACAATTAAAAATAAAAAACCTACAGGTAACAAAGAACTGTGGTAA
- a CDS encoding tRNA-uridine aminocarboxypropyltransferase translates to MKCYKCMRPTSTCICKHISTLQTKTRFIILMHPKEYKKEKNGTGHITNLQLENSEIIIGVDFTNNNRVNEILAKENSSSFLLYPGKDNFNLSVRKSSEINSFMGNSPTIFLIDGTWPCARKMLKLSKNLQQLKRVSFDNKIKSKFIIKQQPESLCLSTIESVYTVLNLLKQGDLEQCETKDFLIPFEKMIEHQLEYMLNPNSKNYCSTTKIDIVPKTLYKKNTERNIIFEQD, encoded by the coding sequence ATGAAATGTTACAAATGTATGAGGCCTACAAGCACATGTATTTGTAAGCACATTAGTACTCTACAAACTAAAACTCGTTTTATTATTCTTATGCACCCTAAGGAGTACAAGAAAGAAAAAAACGGAACGGGGCATATAACTAATCTACAACTTGAAAATTCAGAAATTATAATTGGTGTCGATTTTACCAATAACAATCGCGTAAATGAAATACTGGCTAAAGAAAATAGTTCTTCTTTCTTACTTTATCCAGGAAAAGATAATTTCAACCTATCAGTAAGAAAGAGTTCAGAAATAAATTCTTTTATGGGTAATAGCCCAACCATCTTCCTTATCGATGGCACATGGCCTTGCGCACGTAAAATGCTTAAACTAAGTAAAAACTTGCAACAACTAAAAAGAGTCAGTTTTGATAATAAAATAAAATCAAAATTTATTATAAAACAGCAGCCTGAATCCCTTTGCCTTAGTACTATTGAGTCAGTCTATACTGTATTAAATTTACTTAAGCAAGGTGACTTAGAACAATGCGAAACGAAAGATTTCCTTATTCCTTTTGAAAAAATGATCGAGCATCAACTTGAATATATGTTAAACCCAAATAGTAAAAACTATTGTTCTACCACGAAAATTGACATTGTACCTAAGACCTTGTATAAGAAAAATACGGAACGAAATATTATTTTTGAACAAGATTAA
- a CDS encoding DnaJ domain-containing protein: MFKDYYDIQKIVPPVTAEEIKKAFRSQCMIWHPKKNPDIRKTKRLILKTLRFNITIE, encoded by the coding sequence ATGTTCAAAGATTACTACGACATTCAAAAAATTGTACCTCCGGTAACTGCCGAAGAAATTAAAAAAGCATTCAGAAGCCAATGTATGATTTGGCACCCTAAAAAAAATCCTGACATAAGAAAGACCAAAAGATTAATATTGAAGACTCTTCGCTTTAATATTACTATTGAATAA